GGTGCGGCAGACCGACCACGCCGGCGCGCCGCGCTTTCGTGGGCAGATCCTCTTCTCGAGCTTCGGCGAGCTCGCGCCGCGACTCCGCGAGCTCCTCGCCGCGACTCCGCCGGCGCGACCGACCGGCTGGGCTGGCGTACGTCAGACGCTGCTCGGGGCGGCGCGCTCGGCGGTGAAGTTCGTCACGGCTCCGGTGGCGCGCCTTCGCGGGCCGCGGGGCGGCGCGGGGCCCGCGAAGCGGTGAGCCCGACGGACGCACCCGCATTACGACCGGGGCTCGTCTCCTTCGGTCGAAGTCCTGCGCTTACTCCTCCTCGCGCTCGCCGGCGCCTTCGCGCTCGATGCCCAGCGCGCGGAGCTTCTTGTAGAGGTGGCTTCGTTCGAGCTGCAGCGCGCTCGCGGCCTTGGCCACGTTGCCGCCGTGCTCCTCGAGCGCGGCCAGGATCAGCTCGCGCTCGGCCGTGGCCATGAGGTCCCGGAGCGCCACGCCGGGCTGATAACGCCCCCGCACGGCCTTCACCTGCGGCAGCACCCCCTGCACGTCGGCCTCGTCGATCGCGTCGTGCTCCGTGAGGATGACCAGGCGCTCGACGGTGTTGCGCAGTTCGCGGACGTTGCCCGGCCAGTCGTGCTGCATGAGGAGCGAGAGCGCCCCCTGCGAGATCGTCTTCGGGCGCTTGCTGTGCAGGGCGCAGGCCTGGGTCAGAAACGACGCCACGAGCGCCGGGAGATCTTCCCGTCGGGCGCGCAGCGGCGGGACCTCGATGGGCACCACGTTCAGTCGGTAGTAGAGGTCTTCGCGAAAGCGGCCGGCGCGGATCTCCGCCGGGAGGTCCTTGTTCGTGGCCGCGATCACGCGCACGTCGACGGCGATCGTCTCGCTGCCGCCCACGCGCTCGAGCTCGCCCTCCTGCAGCACGCGCAAGACCTTGGCCTGCGCACCGAGGCTCATGTCGCCGATCTCGTCCAGGAAGAGCGTGCCGCCGCTGGCCTGCTCGAAGCGTCCGCGGCGCAGCGCCGTGGCCCCCGTGAAGGCGCCTTTCTCGTGGCCGAAGAGCTCGCTCTCGATCAGGTCCTGCGGGATCGCCGCGCAGTTGACCTTCACGAAGGGGCCGGCGGAGCGCCTGGAGCCCTCGTGCAGCGCGCGCGCCACCAGCTCCTTGCCCGTGCCGTTCGGGCCGGTGATCAGCACCCGCCCGCTCGTGGGGGCGGTCTTGCGGATCGTCTCGAGGATCTGCCGCATCGCGGGGCCGTGGCCGACCATCGCCCCCGCGTCCCCGGCGCGGCGCCGCAGGTCGTCGTTCTCCTCGCGCAGGCGGGTCAGCCGGAGCGCGTTCGCCAGCGTGATGAGGAGCTTCTCGGTGGAGATCGGCTTCTCGACGAAATCGAAGGCCCCGAGCTTGGTGGCCTGCACCGCGGTCTCGATGGTCGAATGGCCGCTCATCATCACCACGGGGAGCTCGGGGTGGTCGGTCCGGAGGCGCCCGAGCACCTCGAGTCCGTCGAGCCCGGGCATCGCGACGTCGAGAAGCACGAGCTCCGGGGTCTCGCGCTTCACCCGTTCGAGGGCCGCGCTGCCGGAGGGTGCCACATCGACGCGGTAGTCCTCGAGCTCGAGCGCACGACGCAAGGTGGTCAGGATGTTGGGCTCGTCATCGACGATCAGGATCGTGGCGGCGCGCATGGGGCGAAGCATAGCCCAGTTGACATCCCCCGAGGCCCAGCATACCGTCGCACCGGCTCGTGCGGCCGTGCGGGCCGAGGAGATGGAGGGGACATGTCGCGTTCGCTGCTCGGGTTGACGCTGCTCGTAGGTGCCTCGCTGTTCGCCCTGTCCTGCACCCCCAAGTACCCCAAGTGCGACAAGGACGAGCACTGCAAGGAGGGCGAGTTCTGCGTCAACGGGATGTGCCAGCAGTGCCGCAACGTCCGCGACTGTCCCAAGGGCAAGGAATGCAAGGGTGGCCGCTGCGAGGCGATAGCGGGCTGGTGCGAGACTGCGGCGGATTGCCCCGCGGGGCAAGGGTGCAAGGACCACCGCTGCGGCGCGTGCACGACCGACGTGGAGTGCGGTCCCGGGGGCAAGTGTCGCAACGGCAAGTGCCTGAGGCCGG
This portion of the Deltaproteobacteria bacterium genome encodes:
- a CDS encoding sigma-54-dependent Fis family transcriptional regulator, with translation MLRPMRAATILIVDDEPNILTTLRRALELEDYRVDVAPSGSAALERVKRETPELVLLDVAMPGLDGLEVLGRLRTDHPELPVVMMSGHSTIETAVQATKLGAFDFVEKPISTEKLLITLANALRLTRLREENDDLRRRAGDAGAMVGHGPAMRQILETIRKTAPTSGRVLITGPNGTGKELVARALHEGSRRSAGPFVKVNCAAIPQDLIESELFGHEKGAFTGATALRRGRFEQASGGTLFLDEIGDMSLGAQAKVLRVLQEGELERVGGSETIAVDVRVIAATNKDLPAEIRAGRFREDLYYRLNVVPIEVPPLRARREDLPALVASFLTQACALHSKRPKTISQGALSLLMQHDWPGNVRELRNTVERLVILTEHDAIDEADVQGVLPQVKAVRGRYQPGVALRDLMATAERELILAALEEHGGNVAKAASALQLERSHLYKKLRALGIEREGAGEREEE